A region from the Rhodamnia argentea isolate NSW1041297 chromosome 7, ASM2092103v1, whole genome shotgun sequence genome encodes:
- the LOC115737682 gene encoding DNA-directed RNA polymerase I subunit 1 isoform X1 codes for MAQATDGGSEYVEAVSFGFLTDEEVRKHSVVKVTNTVLLDNVERPVAGGLYDPAMGTLDERTACKSCGQRSLNCPGHCGHIDLVSPVYNPLLFNLLYNLLKRTCFFCFHFRESRSQVDACVSKLELIAKGDVASAKELDFKWATSSSLVEANNAGDILSLPVNSELQHDSSTHQKQGEWTSLQFNEAVSVLNKFLKPMHKKCKNCKAKSPAISKPTFGWFHMSGMTGAQTRGNIIRGNKLDGQFLDGVGKENLSEMENIEGVALQNDGGNEAETPSSTFASPDSIGIAKKGHKRRGQSLSDEYIRQKNFFSGPLLPSEVNEIMRLLWDNEARLCSFISDIQQQGSGNKATHSMFFLGTVLVPPIKFRPPSKGGDSVMEHPHTVLLGKVLQANISLGNAHINQSQRATIISRWMDLQQSINVLFDSKTATGQGQRDVASGICQLLEKKEGMFRQNMMGKRVNYACRSVISPDPYLAVNEIGIPPYFALRLTYPERVTPWNTFSLRKAIINGTEIHPGATHYIDKLSTLKLPPARKGRISISRRLPSSRGVVTQTGKSSDNEFEGKIIYRHLRDGDIVLVNRQPTLHKPSIMAHVVRVLKGEKTLRMHYANCSTYNADFDGDEMNVHFPQDDISRAEAYNIVNANNQYVKPTNGSPIRALIQDHIVSAAILTKKDTFLNYDEFNHLLYSSGVSAAGSGSLRKLGKKVAIDFEENMLCPVPTIWKPEPLWTGKQLIATVLDHLTRGYPPFTVEKRGKIPSAFFKTKLGRKIVRSEPGKDDAIKHKPSKRKGTDKDKVKEQDKPRDFIRDKMKRNEEPGEDTVLIFKNYLICGVIDKAQFGDYGLVHTVQELYGSNTAGILLSAFSRLFTAFLQMHGFTCGVDDLLLSKDVDEKRQQQLEECERCGEEVHREVVGVKNSEFIYSAELQWKIEEVIRGNGDSALTNLDRRMISRLNELSSKKIEKNLLSEGLFKPTAKNCISLMTTSGAKGGTANFQQISSHLGQQELEGRRVPRMVSGKTLPCFPPWDWASRAGGFIIDRFLTGLRPQEYYFHCMAGREGLVDTAVKTSRSGYLQRCLVKNLECLKVSYDHTVRDADGSIVQFYYGEDGIDVHQTSFVAKFDALLANHDIMKAKYSTELRKSNSYITDLPAALKDKANKFMCDRNLSVPGLAKNMMLKPEDFVKSVEQKYFSSLAQPGEPVGVVAAQSVGEPSTQMTLNTFHHAGRGEMNVTLGIPRLQEILMTASTDIKTPILTCPLRRGRPKDDATSLAEKLKKITVAERIESMEVAVVPFEVDNHNRQVYRRYKLKMKLNRTKFCSLEHCEEILTVVYLRELEDAIQNHVLLLSKISGIKNFTSDSRPKTSSETDEDASGLASEHAEERNLDDDADDDDDDGNDNDDLGFDGQKRKEQATDEMYYEDGYEEERNELELSAGLESDADQANEFDSGKDEDGMPGIAPEIVSPSKTKKTKKKAKSNNKRKNRFIPKDFDRAIFVAANGLDFEVHFRFTNEPHILLAQIAQKVAKKVYLRSSGKIESCQVISCKENQVIYYGEDPKRRQKIEAEEKDAIPALHTNGADFRAFWQMQDELDIRYIYSNDIHAMLTTYGVEAARETIIREVQNVFGSYGISVDIRHLTLIADFMTHTGGYRPMNRLGGIAESLSPFSKMSFETASKFIVDAAYHGVVDKLETPSARICLGLPVKMGTGSFDLLQKLQL; via the exons ATGGCTCAGGCAACGGAC GGGGGCTCGGAATATGTTGAGGCGGTCAGCTTTGGTTTTCTGACGGATGAAGAGGTGCGGAAGCACAGCGTCGTGAAGGTTACCAACACTGTTTTGCTCGATAATGTGGAGAGGCCAGTGGCCGGTGGGCTCTATGATCCAGCAATGGGGACGCTGGATGAGAGAACGGC TTGTAAATCTTGTGGCCAGCGGTCGTTGAATTGCCCCGGTCATTGCGGTCATATTGACCTCGTTTCTCCAGTCTACAACCCCTTGCTATTCAATTTGCTGTATAATCTTCTGAAAAGGACttgcttcttttgctttcaTTTCCGGGAAAGTAGGAGCCAG gtTGATGCATGTGTTTCCAAATTGGAACTCATCGCAAAAGGTGATGTTGCTAGTGCAAAAGAACTGGATTTCAAATGGGCGACTAGTTCTTCGCTGGTAGAGGCTAATAATGCGGGCGACATATTATCTTTGCCTGTGAACTCTGAGTTGCAGCATGATAGCTCTACGCATCAGAAGCAGGGAGAATGGACCTCACTTCAGTTCAACGAAGCGGTCTCAGTTTTAAATAAGTTTTTGAAGCCAATGCATAAGAAGTGTAAGAACTGCAAAGCTAAAAGTCCTGCGATCAGTAAACCTACTTTTGGCTGGTTCCACATG AGTGGTATGACTGGAGCTCAAACTAGAGGAAACATTATTAGAGGGAACAAACTGGATGGGCAATTTTTGGATGGAGTTGGCAAGGAAAATTTGTCTGAGATGGAAAATATTGAAGGTGTTGCTCTCCAAAATGATGGTGGAAATGAAGCTGAAACTCCATCATCGACTTTTGCATCTCCTGACAGTATTGGCATTGCAAAAAAAGGGCACAAAAGAAGGGGCCAAAGTTTATCTGACGAGTATATCAGGCAGAAGAATTTTTTCTCTGGACCTCTATTACCATCAGAG GTTAATGAAATTATGAGACTTCTGTGGGATAATGAAGCACGGCTGTGCTCATTTATCAGTGACATACAGCAGCAGGGTTCTGGGAATAAAGCAACTCACTCTATGTTTTTCTTGGGGACTGTTCTTGTACCTCCAATCAAATTTCGTCCCCCATCTAAGGGAGGTGATTCG GTGATGGAACATCCACATACTGTCCTATTGGGGAAGGTATTGCAGGCCAATATCTCCTTAGGGAATGCTCACATCAATCAGTCGCAACGCGCAACCATTATTAGCCGGTGGATGGATCTTCAACAATCAATAAATGTTCTTTTTGATAGCAAAACTGCTACAG GTCAAGGTCAAAGGGATGTGGCTTCAGGCATATGTCAGTTGCTGGAGAAAAAGGAAGGCATGTTCCGGCAGAATATGATGGGCAAGAGAGTTAATTATGCTTGTCGATCTGTCATATCTCCTGATCCTTACTTAGCGGTTAATGAAATCGGCATTCCCCCTTATTTTGCATTGAGATTAACATACCCAGAG AGAGTAACTCCTTGGAATACTTTTAGTTTGCGGAAAGCTATTATCAATGGCACAGAAATTCACCCAGGAGCAACACACTACATTGACAAGTTATCTACTCTTAAACTACCACCAGCTAGAAAAGGTCGAATTTCGATCTCAAGGAGATTACCTTCATCACGAGGGGTTGTCACACAAACTGGGAAGAGTTCTGATAATGAGTTTGAAGGCAAAATCATATATCGGCACTTGAGAGATGGAGATATTGTTCTGGTCAATAGACAG CCTACACTTCACAAGCCTAGTATAATGGCACACGTTGTTCGTGTATTGAAGGGGGAGAAAACACTTCGGATGCATTATGCAAATTGCAG TACATACAATGCTGATTTTGATGGTGATGAAATGAATGTCCATTTTCCACAAGATGATATTTCACGTGCTGAAGCTTACAACATTGTGAATGCAAACAATCAATATGTTAAGCCAACCAATGGCTCTCCTATTAGAGCATTGATCCAG GATCACATTGTCAGTGCTGCAATTCTTACAAAGAAGGATACATTTTTGAATTACGATGAATTCAATCACCTCCTTTATAGCTCAGGAGTTTCTGCTGCTGGATCAGGTTCTTTAAGGAAACTTGGGAAAAAGGTGGCGATTGATTTTGAAGAGAATATGCTCTGTCCCGTGCCTACCATTTGGAAACCAGAGCCTCTTTGGACAGGAAAACAG TTGATTGCTACGGTTCTAGATCATTTAACTAGAGGTTACCCGCCATTTACCGTGGAAAAGCGGGGGAAGATACCATCTgccttttttaaaacaaaacttGGCAGGAAGATTGTTCGAAGTGAACCAGGAAAAGATGATGCAATTAAGCATAAAcccagcaaaagaaaagggactgACAAGGATAAAGTGAAGGAACAGGACAAGCCAAGAGATTTCATTAgagataaaatgaaaagaaatgaagagcCTGGTGAAGATACTGTGTTGATATTCAAAAACTACCTAATTTGCGGGGTCATCGATAAGGCTCAGTTTGGTGACTACGGTCTAGTCCATACGGTTCAGGAGCTTTATGGTTCAAATACTGCAGGAATTTTGCTATCAGCGTTTAGTCGGTTATTTACAGCTTTTCTTCAG ATGCATGGTTTCACGTGTGGAGTGGATGATCTTTTGCTGAGTAAAGATGTCGATGAAAAAAGACAACAACAACTTGAAGAATGTGAAAGATGTGGAGAGGAAGTGCACCGCGAGGTTGTTGGGGTTAAGAACAGTGAGTTCATAT ACTCAGCAGAACTTCAATGGAAAATCGAAGAAGTAATACGCGGCAATGGAGATTCAGCACTGACCAATCTAGATAGGAGGATGATTAGTAGGCTAAATGAGTTGAGTAGTAAAAAGATCGAGAAGAATTTGCTGTCTGAAGGGTTATTCAAGCCCACTGCGAAGAACTGCATTTCACTGATGACTACATCTGGGGCCAAAGGGGGTACT GCGAATTTCCAGCAAATATCTTCTCATTTGGGTCAACAGGAGCTAGAAGGCAGGCGAGTCCCTAGAATGGTTTCTGGAAAGACTTTGCCCTGCTTTCCTCCTTGGGATTGGGCATCTAGGGCTGGAGGCTTTATAATTGATCGTTTTCTTACTGGTCTGCGGCCTCAAGAATATTACTTCCATTGTATGGCTGGCCGTGAAGG TTTAGTTGATACAGCAGTCAAAACATCTCGCAGTGGGTATCTGCAGAGATGCTTGGTAAAAAATCTCGAATGCCTAAAAGTTTCTTATGATCATACTGTCCGAGATGCGGATGGGTCCATCGTGCAATTTTATTATGGAGAAGACGGTATTGACGTCCATCAAACAAGCTTTGTGGCAAAATTTGATGCCCTGTTGGCT AATCATGACATTATGAAGGCGAAGTATTCCACTGAGCTTCGCAAATCTAATAGCTATATCACAGATTTGCCAGCTGCTCTGAAGGACAAAGCAAATAAGTTCATGTGTGATAGGAATCTTTCAGTTCCTGGATTAGCAAAGAACATGATGTTAAAGCCAGAAGACTTTGTGAAGTCAgtggaacaaaaatatttctcaagtCTTGCACAACCTGGAGAACCAGTTGGCGTAGTTGCTGCTCAGTCTGTTGGAGAACCATCAACACAGATGAC GCTGAACACTTTTCATCATGCTGGTCGGGGAGAAATGAATGTGACACTTGGAATTCCACGCCTACAGGAGATATTGATGACTGCATCCACTGATATTAAGACTCCGATTTTGACCTGCCCTTTACGGAGAGGGAGGCCAAA GGATGATGCCACTTCTCTTgctgaaaaattaaagaaaatcacTGTGGCTGAAAGGATTGAAAGTATGGAAGTTGCAGTTGTGCCATTTGAAGTGGATAATCACAATCGCCAGGTCTACAGAAGATATAAACTGAAAATGAAGCTTAACAGGACTAAATTCTGTTCGCTAGAGCACTGTGAAGAGATCTTAACAGTAGTATACCTTAGGGAGTTGGAGGATGCAATACAGAATCATGTTCTTCTGCTCTCCAAAATCAGTGGGATAAAGAATTTTACATCAGATTCAAGACCCAAGACATCAAGCGAGACTGATGAAGATGCGTCTGGTTTGGCTTCAGAGCATGCTGAGGAGAGGAACTTAGATgatgatgctgatgatgatgacgatgacggTAATGACAATGATGATCTTggttttgatggtcaaaaacgTAAAGAACAAGCTACAGATGAAATGTACTATGAGGACGGTTATGAAGAGGAACGGAATGAACTGGAGCTCTCTGCTGGATTAGAAAGTGATGCTGATCAGGCTAATGAATTTGATAGTGGCAAGGATGAAGATGGAATGCCTGGGATAGCACCAGAGATTGTGAGCCCttctaaaacaaagaaaactaagaaaaaagCTAAGTCgaacaacaaaagaaagaacaggtTCATACCAAAGGATTTTGACAGAGCAATTTTTGTGGCAGCAAATGGATTGGACTTTGAGGTCCATTTCAGATTTACTAATGAACCTCATATTTTACTGGCTCAG ATTGCTCAGAAAGTGGCGAAAAAGGTATACCTCAGGAGCTCTGGCAAGATTGAATCTTGTCAAGTGATTTCTTGCAAAGAGAATCAAGTGATCTACTATGGAGAAGATCCTAAAAGAAGACAGAAAATTGAAGCCGAGGAGAAAGATGCAATTCCGGCGCTTCATACAAACGGAGCGGATTTTCGTGCATTTTGGCAAATGCAAGATGAGCTGGACATTAGATATATATATTCCAATGATATCCATGCGATGCTCACTACATATGGCGTAGAAGCTGCGAGAGAAACCATCATAAGGGAGGTGCAGAATGTCTTCGGTTCATATGGAATTTCTGTGGACATCCGTCACCTCACCTTGATTGCAGACTTTATGACCCACACAGGTGGTTATCGTCCAATGAACAGGCTCGGTGGTATAGCAGAGTCCTTATCGCCTTTCAGCAAGATGTCCTTTGAGACAGCTTCCAAGTTCATAGTTGATGCGGCATATCATGGGGTGGTCGACAAATTGGAGACCCCATCCGCTCGCATTTGCCTCGGGCTACCTGTGAAGATGGGTACCGGATCTTTTGATTTATTACAGAAACTTCAGTTATGA
- the LOC115737682 gene encoding DNA-directed RNA polymerase I subunit 1 isoform X2, whose amino-acid sequence MAQATDGGSEYVEAVSFGFLTDEEVRKHSVVKVTNTVLLDNVERPVAGGLYDPAMGTLDERTACKSCGQRSLNCPGHCGHIDLVSPVYNPLLFNLLYNLLKRTCFFCFHFRESRSQVDACVSKLELIAKGDVASAKELDFKWATSSSLVEANNAGDILSLPVNSELQHDSSTHQKQGEWTSLQFNEAVSVLNKFLKPMHKKCKNCKAKSPAISKPTFGWFHMSGMTGAQTRGNIIRGNKLDGQFLDGVGKENLSEMENIEGVALQNDGGNEAETPSSTFASPDSIGIAKKGHKRRGQSLSDEYIRQKNFFSGPLLPSEVNEIMRLLWDNEARLCSFISDIQQQGSGNKATHSMFFLGTVLVPPIKFRPPSKGGDSVMEHPHTVLLGKVLQANISLGNAHINQSQRATIISRWMDLQQSINVLFDSKTATGQGQRDVASGICQLLEKKEGMFRQNMMGKRVNYACRSVISPDPYLAVNEIGIPPYFALRLTYPERVTPWNTFSLRKAIINGTEIHPGATHYIDKLSTLKLPPARKGRISISRRLPSSRGVVTQTGKSSDNEFEGKIIYRHLRDGDIVLVNRQPTLHKPSIMAHVVRVLKGEKTLRMHYANCSTYNADFDGDEMNVHFPQDDISRAEAYNIVNANNQYVKPTNGSPIRALIQDHIVSAAILTKKDTFLNYDEFNHLLYSSGVSAAGSGSLRKLGKKVAIDFEENMLCPVPTIWKPEPLWTGKQLIATVLDHLTRGYPPFTVEKRGKIPSAFFKTKLGRKIVRSEPGKDDAIKHKPSKRKGTDKDKVKEQDKPRDFIRDKMKRNEEPGEDTVLIFKNYLICGVIDKAQFGDYGLVHTVQELYGSNTAGILLSAFSRLFTAFLQMHGFTCGVDDLLLSKDVDEKRQQQLEECERCGEEVHREVVGVKNNSAELQWKIEEVIRGNGDSALTNLDRRMISRLNELSSKKIEKNLLSEGLFKPTAKNCISLMTTSGAKGGTANFQQISSHLGQQELEGRRVPRMVSGKTLPCFPPWDWASRAGGFIIDRFLTGLRPQEYYFHCMAGREGLVDTAVKTSRSGYLQRCLVKNLECLKVSYDHTVRDADGSIVQFYYGEDGIDVHQTSFVAKFDALLANHDIMKAKYSTELRKSNSYITDLPAALKDKANKFMCDRNLSVPGLAKNMMLKPEDFVKSVEQKYFSSLAQPGEPVGVVAAQSVGEPSTQMTLNTFHHAGRGEMNVTLGIPRLQEILMTASTDIKTPILTCPLRRGRPKDDATSLAEKLKKITVAERIESMEVAVVPFEVDNHNRQVYRRYKLKMKLNRTKFCSLEHCEEILTVVYLRELEDAIQNHVLLLSKISGIKNFTSDSRPKTSSETDEDASGLASEHAEERNLDDDADDDDDDGNDNDDLGFDGQKRKEQATDEMYYEDGYEEERNELELSAGLESDADQANEFDSGKDEDGMPGIAPEIVSPSKTKKTKKKAKSNNKRKNRFIPKDFDRAIFVAANGLDFEVHFRFTNEPHILLAQIAQKVAKKVYLRSSGKIESCQVISCKENQVIYYGEDPKRRQKIEAEEKDAIPALHTNGADFRAFWQMQDELDIRYIYSNDIHAMLTTYGVEAARETIIREVQNVFGSYGISVDIRHLTLIADFMTHTGGYRPMNRLGGIAESLSPFSKMSFETASKFIVDAAYHGVVDKLETPSARICLGLPVKMGTGSFDLLQKLQL is encoded by the exons ATGGCTCAGGCAACGGAC GGGGGCTCGGAATATGTTGAGGCGGTCAGCTTTGGTTTTCTGACGGATGAAGAGGTGCGGAAGCACAGCGTCGTGAAGGTTACCAACACTGTTTTGCTCGATAATGTGGAGAGGCCAGTGGCCGGTGGGCTCTATGATCCAGCAATGGGGACGCTGGATGAGAGAACGGC TTGTAAATCTTGTGGCCAGCGGTCGTTGAATTGCCCCGGTCATTGCGGTCATATTGACCTCGTTTCTCCAGTCTACAACCCCTTGCTATTCAATTTGCTGTATAATCTTCTGAAAAGGACttgcttcttttgctttcaTTTCCGGGAAAGTAGGAGCCAG gtTGATGCATGTGTTTCCAAATTGGAACTCATCGCAAAAGGTGATGTTGCTAGTGCAAAAGAACTGGATTTCAAATGGGCGACTAGTTCTTCGCTGGTAGAGGCTAATAATGCGGGCGACATATTATCTTTGCCTGTGAACTCTGAGTTGCAGCATGATAGCTCTACGCATCAGAAGCAGGGAGAATGGACCTCACTTCAGTTCAACGAAGCGGTCTCAGTTTTAAATAAGTTTTTGAAGCCAATGCATAAGAAGTGTAAGAACTGCAAAGCTAAAAGTCCTGCGATCAGTAAACCTACTTTTGGCTGGTTCCACATG AGTGGTATGACTGGAGCTCAAACTAGAGGAAACATTATTAGAGGGAACAAACTGGATGGGCAATTTTTGGATGGAGTTGGCAAGGAAAATTTGTCTGAGATGGAAAATATTGAAGGTGTTGCTCTCCAAAATGATGGTGGAAATGAAGCTGAAACTCCATCATCGACTTTTGCATCTCCTGACAGTATTGGCATTGCAAAAAAAGGGCACAAAAGAAGGGGCCAAAGTTTATCTGACGAGTATATCAGGCAGAAGAATTTTTTCTCTGGACCTCTATTACCATCAGAG GTTAATGAAATTATGAGACTTCTGTGGGATAATGAAGCACGGCTGTGCTCATTTATCAGTGACATACAGCAGCAGGGTTCTGGGAATAAAGCAACTCACTCTATGTTTTTCTTGGGGACTGTTCTTGTACCTCCAATCAAATTTCGTCCCCCATCTAAGGGAGGTGATTCG GTGATGGAACATCCACATACTGTCCTATTGGGGAAGGTATTGCAGGCCAATATCTCCTTAGGGAATGCTCACATCAATCAGTCGCAACGCGCAACCATTATTAGCCGGTGGATGGATCTTCAACAATCAATAAATGTTCTTTTTGATAGCAAAACTGCTACAG GTCAAGGTCAAAGGGATGTGGCTTCAGGCATATGTCAGTTGCTGGAGAAAAAGGAAGGCATGTTCCGGCAGAATATGATGGGCAAGAGAGTTAATTATGCTTGTCGATCTGTCATATCTCCTGATCCTTACTTAGCGGTTAATGAAATCGGCATTCCCCCTTATTTTGCATTGAGATTAACATACCCAGAG AGAGTAACTCCTTGGAATACTTTTAGTTTGCGGAAAGCTATTATCAATGGCACAGAAATTCACCCAGGAGCAACACACTACATTGACAAGTTATCTACTCTTAAACTACCACCAGCTAGAAAAGGTCGAATTTCGATCTCAAGGAGATTACCTTCATCACGAGGGGTTGTCACACAAACTGGGAAGAGTTCTGATAATGAGTTTGAAGGCAAAATCATATATCGGCACTTGAGAGATGGAGATATTGTTCTGGTCAATAGACAG CCTACACTTCACAAGCCTAGTATAATGGCACACGTTGTTCGTGTATTGAAGGGGGAGAAAACACTTCGGATGCATTATGCAAATTGCAG TACATACAATGCTGATTTTGATGGTGATGAAATGAATGTCCATTTTCCACAAGATGATATTTCACGTGCTGAAGCTTACAACATTGTGAATGCAAACAATCAATATGTTAAGCCAACCAATGGCTCTCCTATTAGAGCATTGATCCAG GATCACATTGTCAGTGCTGCAATTCTTACAAAGAAGGATACATTTTTGAATTACGATGAATTCAATCACCTCCTTTATAGCTCAGGAGTTTCTGCTGCTGGATCAGGTTCTTTAAGGAAACTTGGGAAAAAGGTGGCGATTGATTTTGAAGAGAATATGCTCTGTCCCGTGCCTACCATTTGGAAACCAGAGCCTCTTTGGACAGGAAAACAG TTGATTGCTACGGTTCTAGATCATTTAACTAGAGGTTACCCGCCATTTACCGTGGAAAAGCGGGGGAAGATACCATCTgccttttttaaaacaaaacttGGCAGGAAGATTGTTCGAAGTGAACCAGGAAAAGATGATGCAATTAAGCATAAAcccagcaaaagaaaagggactgACAAGGATAAAGTGAAGGAACAGGACAAGCCAAGAGATTTCATTAgagataaaatgaaaagaaatgaagagcCTGGTGAAGATACTGTGTTGATATTCAAAAACTACCTAATTTGCGGGGTCATCGATAAGGCTCAGTTTGGTGACTACGGTCTAGTCCATACGGTTCAGGAGCTTTATGGTTCAAATACTGCAGGAATTTTGCTATCAGCGTTTAGTCGGTTATTTACAGCTTTTCTTCAG ATGCATGGTTTCACGTGTGGAGTGGATGATCTTTTGCTGAGTAAAGATGTCGATGAAAAAAGACAACAACAACTTGAAGAATGTGAAAGATGTGGAGAGGAAGTGCACCGCGAGGTTGTTGGGGTTAAGAACA ACTCAGCAGAACTTCAATGGAAAATCGAAGAAGTAATACGCGGCAATGGAGATTCAGCACTGACCAATCTAGATAGGAGGATGATTAGTAGGCTAAATGAGTTGAGTAGTAAAAAGATCGAGAAGAATTTGCTGTCTGAAGGGTTATTCAAGCCCACTGCGAAGAACTGCATTTCACTGATGACTACATCTGGGGCCAAAGGGGGTACT GCGAATTTCCAGCAAATATCTTCTCATTTGGGTCAACAGGAGCTAGAAGGCAGGCGAGTCCCTAGAATGGTTTCTGGAAAGACTTTGCCCTGCTTTCCTCCTTGGGATTGGGCATCTAGGGCTGGAGGCTTTATAATTGATCGTTTTCTTACTGGTCTGCGGCCTCAAGAATATTACTTCCATTGTATGGCTGGCCGTGAAGG TTTAGTTGATACAGCAGTCAAAACATCTCGCAGTGGGTATCTGCAGAGATGCTTGGTAAAAAATCTCGAATGCCTAAAAGTTTCTTATGATCATACTGTCCGAGATGCGGATGGGTCCATCGTGCAATTTTATTATGGAGAAGACGGTATTGACGTCCATCAAACAAGCTTTGTGGCAAAATTTGATGCCCTGTTGGCT AATCATGACATTATGAAGGCGAAGTATTCCACTGAGCTTCGCAAATCTAATAGCTATATCACAGATTTGCCAGCTGCTCTGAAGGACAAAGCAAATAAGTTCATGTGTGATAGGAATCTTTCAGTTCCTGGATTAGCAAAGAACATGATGTTAAAGCCAGAAGACTTTGTGAAGTCAgtggaacaaaaatatttctcaagtCTTGCACAACCTGGAGAACCAGTTGGCGTAGTTGCTGCTCAGTCTGTTGGAGAACCATCAACACAGATGAC GCTGAACACTTTTCATCATGCTGGTCGGGGAGAAATGAATGTGACACTTGGAATTCCACGCCTACAGGAGATATTGATGACTGCATCCACTGATATTAAGACTCCGATTTTGACCTGCCCTTTACGGAGAGGGAGGCCAAA GGATGATGCCACTTCTCTTgctgaaaaattaaagaaaatcacTGTGGCTGAAAGGATTGAAAGTATGGAAGTTGCAGTTGTGCCATTTGAAGTGGATAATCACAATCGCCAGGTCTACAGAAGATATAAACTGAAAATGAAGCTTAACAGGACTAAATTCTGTTCGCTAGAGCACTGTGAAGAGATCTTAACAGTAGTATACCTTAGGGAGTTGGAGGATGCAATACAGAATCATGTTCTTCTGCTCTCCAAAATCAGTGGGATAAAGAATTTTACATCAGATTCAAGACCCAAGACATCAAGCGAGACTGATGAAGATGCGTCTGGTTTGGCTTCAGAGCATGCTGAGGAGAGGAACTTAGATgatgatgctgatgatgatgacgatgacggTAATGACAATGATGATCTTggttttgatggtcaaaaacgTAAAGAACAAGCTACAGATGAAATGTACTATGAGGACGGTTATGAAGAGGAACGGAATGAACTGGAGCTCTCTGCTGGATTAGAAAGTGATGCTGATCAGGCTAATGAATTTGATAGTGGCAAGGATGAAGATGGAATGCCTGGGATAGCACCAGAGATTGTGAGCCCttctaaaacaaagaaaactaagaaaaaagCTAAGTCgaacaacaaaagaaagaacaggtTCATACCAAAGGATTTTGACAGAGCAATTTTTGTGGCAGCAAATGGATTGGACTTTGAGGTCCATTTCAGATTTACTAATGAACCTCATATTTTACTGGCTCAG ATTGCTCAGAAAGTGGCGAAAAAGGTATACCTCAGGAGCTCTGGCAAGATTGAATCTTGTCAAGTGATTTCTTGCAAAGAGAATCAAGTGATCTACTATGGAGAAGATCCTAAAAGAAGACAGAAAATTGAAGCCGAGGAGAAAGATGCAATTCCGGCGCTTCATACAAACGGAGCGGATTTTCGTGCATTTTGGCAAATGCAAGATGAGCTGGACATTAGATATATATATTCCAATGATATCCATGCGATGCTCACTACATATGGCGTAGAAGCTGCGAGAGAAACCATCATAAGGGAGGTGCAGAATGTCTTCGGTTCATATGGAATTTCTGTGGACATCCGTCACCTCACCTTGATTGCAGACTTTATGACCCACACAGGTGGTTATCGTCCAATGAACAGGCTCGGTGGTATAGCAGAGTCCTTATCGCCTTTCAGCAAGATGTCCTTTGAGACAGCTTCCAAGTTCATAGTTGATGCGGCATATCATGGGGTGGTCGACAAATTGGAGACCCCATCCGCTCGCATTTGCCTCGGGCTACCTGTGAAGATGGGTACCGGATCTTTTGATTTATTACAGAAACTTCAGTTATGA